A window of the Garra rufa chromosome 10, GarRuf1.0, whole genome shotgun sequence genome harbors these coding sequences:
- the mplkip gene encoding M-phase-specific PLK1-interacting protein, with translation MQRPQFRHPRQGSGPRPAGFRSPPPAFDRTGSMFPSPPWAFSTPPPPFGPRFGQGSPNTPPREFGGNRGGGNGGGGKYFNGQSPGHTPRRSNPSPRGAPFRRSPYESPGRHSGYQGSPRTSTPYGSAHGRERGTNDMEKYYKPSMLQDPWADLQPISVTQTQSKCNSRQTNTSRQGRYYN, from the exons ATGCAAAGACCACAGTTTCGCCATCCCCGCCAGGGCTCTGGTCCACGGCCAGCAGGCTTCCGCAGCCCGCCTCCAGCTTTCGACAGGACAGGGAGTATGTTTCCATCGCCTCCGTGGGCATTTTCAACCCCACCGCCGCCGTTTGGACCTAGATTTGGACAGGGTTCACCTAATACCCCACCGAGAGAGTTTGGTGGTAATAGAGGAGGAGGAAACGGCGGCGGTGGGAAATATTTTAACGGTCAGTCTCCGGGTCACACACCGCGCAGATCGAACCCCAGTCCCCGTGGCGCACCGTTCAGACGTTCGCCGTATGAGAGCCCCGGACGACATTCTGGATATCAG GGTTCACCACGGACATCCACACCGTATGGGTCAGCGCATGGCAGGGAGAGAGGGACAAATGATATGGAAaaatattacaaaccatcaaTGCTCCAAGACCCCTGGGCTGACCTACAGCCCATCTCAGTTACACAAACTCAGTCTAAATGCAACTCCAGACAAACCAATACAAGCAGACAAGGGAGGTACTACAATTAA
- the ralab gene encoding v-ral simian leukemia viral oncogene homolog Ab (ras related): MAANRNALALHKVIMVGSGGVGKSALTLQFMYDEFVEDYEPTKADSYRKKVVLDGEEVQIDILDTAGQEDYAAIRDNYFRSGEGFLCVFSITESESFAATADFREQILRVKEEENVPFLLVGNKSDLEDRRQVGMEEAKARADQWAVSYVETSAKTRANVDKVFFDLMREVRARKMEDGKEKNGKKKRKSLAKRIRERCCIL; this comes from the exons ATGGCTGCTAACAGGAACGCTTTGGCCCTTCACAAAGTGATAATGGTGGGCAGCGGTGGCGTGGGCAAGTCAGCACTAACACTGCAATTCATGTATGATGAG TTTGTGGAAGACTATGAGCCCACCAAAGCAGACAGCTACAGAAAAAAGGTGGTTCTGGATGGAGAAGAGGTCCAGATCGACATCCTCGACACAGCAGGGCAGGAGGACTACGCTGCCATTCGGGACAACTACTTCCGAAGTGGAGAGGGATTTCTCTGTGTGTTCTCCATCACAGAATCTGAATCCTTTGCTGCTACTGCTGATTTCAG AGAACAGATCCTTCGGGTGAAGGAGGAGGAGAACGTACCTTTCCTGCTGGTGGGAAATAAGTCCGACTTGGAGGACCGACGGCAAGTCGGCATGGAGGAGGCCAAGGCCAGAGCAGATCAGTGGGCAGTCAGCTACGTCGAGACTTCTGCCAAAACCCGTGCCAACGTAGATAAG GTGTTTTTTGATCTCATGCGTGAAGTCAGAGCCAGAAAAATGGAAGATGGCAAAGAGAAAAATGGAAAAAAGAAGAGGAAAAGTTTGGCAAAGAGAATTCGAGAAAGATGTTGCATTTTATAA